A window of Halomonas sp. H10-9-1 contains these coding sequences:
- a CDS encoding SCO family protein, translating to MRRCIMALFVTLWIAGCSDPDWQTKDISGLMPSLAFELIDENGNTVSADQFLGKTTLLFFGFTHCPDVCPTTLARLDAATQRMDEAARDDIQVLFVSVDPRRDNAETLDSYTAAFGPQFIGLTGDKAALDKLTRRYRVTYGYGEEDSEGSYDVSHSSAVFAFNAQGEVRLLIRDSDPMDAVVADLERLASGA from the coding sequence ATGCGCCGATGTATCATGGCACTATTCGTGACGCTATGGATTGCGGGCTGCAGCGATCCAGACTGGCAGACCAAGGATATCTCGGGGCTGATGCCATCCCTGGCGTTCGAACTCATCGACGAGAACGGGAATACGGTGAGCGCCGATCAGTTCCTCGGCAAGACGACGCTGCTGTTCTTCGGCTTCACCCATTGCCCCGATGTCTGCCCCACTACCCTGGCGCGCCTCGACGCTGCCACCCAGCGCATGGATGAAGCGGCTCGCGATGACATCCAGGTGCTTTTCGTCTCGGTGGACCCCCGCCGCGATAACGCCGAGACGCTGGATAGCTACACCGCCGCCTTCGGCCCCCAGTTCATCGGCCTCACTGGGGATAAAGCGGCACTCGATAAGCTGACACGCCGCTATCGGGTGACCTACGGGTATGGTGAAGAAGACAGCGAAGGCAGCTATGATGTGTCGCACTCCAGCGCTGTCTTCGCCTTCAATGCCCAGGGAGAAGTACGCCTGCTGATCCGGGACAGCGACCCCATGGATGCCGTGGTTGCCGACCTCGAAAGGCTTGCCAGCGGTGCCTGA
- a CDS encoding ATP-binding protein produces MDENEYVVEKLIQLAALGAKGDGEKVRIQALRLIRSLQAENNPLANRVKGAVFSEDEPSSGKSYIRRVRDNGINSPIPTDKESGNELLNVEDPVTLPTGFIGSSEVKGPINLIINERKKLRGIIAAGITPTSKILFTGPPGVGKTVCAKYIAQKLNKPLFTIDLATIVSSLLGKTGNNLKTAFSYSSERPCVLLIDEIDALAKMRDDNSDIGETKRLVTVFLQEMDKWNDSNLLIAATNHYHLLDPAINRRFDQIIDFNRPNSEDLKKVGLALIKDKEDTPKEWILFLSQVMENTSYSDFQREVNNLRKSFFLHGEEGAQEYITSLLKRSSLKIDKEKRKQIAVKLVKENKVSQRSASRIASIARGTLKNALEAV; encoded by the coding sequence ATGGACGAAAACGAATACGTTGTCGAGAAATTGATCCAGCTTGCAGCCCTAGGAGCCAAAGGGGACGGGGAGAAAGTCAGAATCCAAGCCCTGAGGTTAATACGATCATTGCAAGCAGAGAATAATCCTCTTGCCAATCGAGTCAAAGGGGCTGTGTTTAGTGAGGACGAACCATCCTCCGGAAAAAGCTACATTAGAAGAGTAAGGGATAATGGCATCAACAGCCCTATTCCCACAGATAAAGAATCTGGGAACGAGCTGCTAAACGTAGAAGACCCAGTAACACTGCCAACTGGATTTATAGGATCCAGCGAGGTTAAAGGACCAATAAATTTAATTATCAATGAGCGCAAGAAATTAAGAGGTATCATCGCTGCCGGCATAACTCCTACCAGCAAGATTTTGTTCACAGGCCCGCCCGGCGTGGGAAAAACGGTGTGCGCAAAGTACATAGCACAAAAGCTAAATAAACCACTCTTTACAATTGATCTTGCAACAATCGTAAGCAGCCTTTTAGGAAAAACAGGAAACAATCTTAAAACGGCATTTTCTTATTCAAGTGAAAGACCATGCGTTTTGTTAATTGATGAAATAGATGCTTTAGCAAAAATGCGAGATGACAACTCTGACATAGGTGAAACAAAAAGACTTGTAACTGTATTTTTGCAAGAAATGGACAAGTGGAATGACAGTAACCTGCTAATAGCAGCAACGAACCACTACCATCTGCTAGACCCAGCAATAAACAGAAGATTTGACCAAATCATAGATTTCAACAGGCCGAACAGCGAGGATCTAAAGAAAGTTGGACTAGCCCTAATAAAAGACAAAGAAGATACACCAAAAGAGTGGATTTTATTTTTATCCCAAGTAATGGAAAACACATCTTACAGCGACTTCCAACGGGAGGTAAACAATCTCAGGAAAAGCTTTTTTTTACATGGGGAAGAAGGGGCGCAAGAATATATAACCTCACTTCTCAAAAGAAGCTCATTGAAAATAGACAAAGAAAAAAGAAAGCAAATTGCCGTTAAATTAGTAAAAGAAAACAAGGTGTCGCAGCGATCAGCAAGTCGAATAGCCTCGATTGCCAGAGGCACACTAAAAAATGCATTGGAGGCAGTATAA
- a CDS encoding transposase: MEAPRKRRRFTAEFKARIVEACQQPGASVASIALEHALNANLVHKWIREARRSASVSDTPAFVPVTMASTATPAAGQRQEAERIRLSLPSPKGMVTIEWPVSDAQGCRALLRDLLS, from the coding sequence CTGGAGGCGCCTCGTAAGCGCCGCCGCTTTACAGCTGAGTTCAAGGCCAGGATCGTCGAGGCGTGCCAACAACCCGGCGCCTCGGTGGCCAGCATCGCATTGGAGCATGCCCTGAACGCGAATCTGGTGCACAAGTGGATCCGTGAGGCTCGGCGGTCGGCATCGGTAAGTGATACCCCGGCGTTTGTCCCGGTGACGATGGCAAGCACCGCCACACCTGCAGCGGGCCAGCGTCAGGAAGCCGAGCGTATTCGCCTTTCACTGCCGAGTCCCAAAGGCATGGTGACCATCGAATGGCCGGTGTCCGATGCGCAGGGCTGTCGGGCGCTGCTGCGGGATCTGCTGTCGTGA
- a CDS encoding DEAD/DEAH box helicase family protein, with product MSNLIVDTHLLEEVRHRLDLRTPNAQAVESVAYMMSQHYDVEGKTEPYECIVDAATGVGKTYIMAALIEYLAGIDTPARNFLILTPGRTIRDKTIRNFTPGDRKSVTSAMRSSPIVITADNFNSPAISAAMDDASQTKVYIFTVQALTSKTGDGRATHEYQEFLGASLYEWLGQLDDLVILADEHHCYRGPAFSRTIKKLHPEVVVGVTATPAAADEPLVVFRYPLAQAIEDEYVKMPVLVARKDDRTDARTKLLDGVTLLHHKERMSEAWAAENDRTPVRPVMLVIAQTIDDAKAYRDILDSEAFDGGAWIGKTLLVHSQLSGDEKEKALADLNAVEDPESPIRIILSIGMLKEGWDVKNVYVIASMRASVSEVLTEQTLGRGMRLPYGTYTGEQMLDTVEVLAHERYEALLAKRNTLTAQLIDHRILTEVRMTGDGKQVARTKSVGTASPFQLAPSPSAETHPGNPDSPQALQKELEPLRSLEDRLKETGERSSSVPDELQTHDPLPDRETIQIPYIERVHQSQSISLSQVHEMQPFESWARP from the coding sequence ATGAGTAACCTGATCGTCGATACACATCTGCTCGAAGAAGTCCGGCACCGCCTCGATCTTCGCACACCGAACGCTCAGGCGGTCGAGTCAGTCGCCTACATGATGAGTCAGCACTACGATGTTGAGGGCAAAACAGAGCCGTATGAGTGCATTGTCGATGCTGCCACCGGCGTAGGAAAGACCTATATCATGGCGGCCCTGATCGAGTACTTGGCCGGCATAGACACCCCAGCTCGCAACTTCCTCATCCTCACACCTGGTCGCACCATCCGGGACAAGACCATTCGAAATTTCACCCCTGGTGACAGAAAATCCGTCACCTCGGCCATGCGCTCGTCCCCTATCGTGATTACCGCCGACAATTTCAATTCGCCGGCGATTTCCGCAGCCATGGATGATGCATCACAGACTAAGGTGTATATCTTCACGGTACAGGCCCTTACGTCGAAAACAGGCGACGGCCGGGCCACCCATGAGTATCAAGAATTCCTGGGGGCATCTCTCTACGAATGGCTTGGCCAGCTCGATGATCTGGTCATTCTGGCCGACGAGCACCATTGCTACAGAGGTCCTGCCTTCTCACGGACCATCAAGAAGCTCCATCCCGAGGTCGTTGTTGGGGTAACGGCCACGCCCGCTGCCGCTGATGAGCCTCTCGTGGTGTTCCGCTACCCTCTCGCCCAGGCGATCGAGGATGAGTACGTCAAGATGCCCGTCCTAGTTGCACGAAAAGATGACCGGACCGATGCTCGAACCAAGCTACTCGATGGCGTCACCCTACTGCATCATAAAGAGCGCATGAGTGAGGCCTGGGCAGCCGAGAATGACAGAACCCCCGTCAGACCGGTCATGCTGGTGATCGCGCAAACAATCGACGATGCGAAAGCTTACCGCGACATCCTTGACTCCGAGGCATTTGATGGCGGTGCCTGGATCGGCAAGACACTTCTTGTTCACTCGCAACTATCGGGAGACGAGAAGGAAAAGGCGCTAGCCGACTTGAATGCCGTCGAAGACCCCGAATCCCCTATCCGAATCATCCTGTCCATCGGCATGCTTAAAGAAGGATGGGATGTCAAGAACGTCTATGTGATTGCCTCCATGAGAGCTTCCGTCTCCGAGGTTCTGACCGAACAGACCCTTGGTCGAGGCATGAGGTTGCCCTACGGCACCTATACCGGGGAGCAGATGCTCGATACGGTGGAAGTTCTAGCTCATGAGCGATACGAGGCGCTTCTCGCGAAGCGCAACACGCTGACCGCGCAACTGATCGACCACAGGATCCTGACCGAGGTTCGCATGACAGGCGATGGAAAACAGGTCGCGCGAACGAAGTCCGTCGGAACAGCGAGTCCTTTTCAACTCGCCCCGTCTCCATCAGCGGAAACCCACCCGGGAAATCCCGACAGCCCTCAGGCACTGCAAAAAGAGCTGGAGCCACTAAGGTCCTTGGAAGATCGCCTCAAGGAGACCGGAGAGCGTTCCAGCAGCGTTCCTGACGAGCTGCAGACACATGATCCCCTACCAGACCGTGAAACGATCCAGATCCCCTATATAGAGCGTGTTCACCAGTCTCAGTCCATCTCACTCAGCCAAGTGCACGAGATGCAGCCGTTCGAGAGCTGGGCAAGGCCTTGA
- a CDS encoding L,D-transpeptidase family protein, whose product MWELRTRTLVGVLVVWLALIGVAQAEEEGEWPRGHYPLPEEGNVIGDTYRVTVEDREDTLIDIARRHNLGYREIVRANPDVSIWIPGEGTEVTIPGRFILPDVERTGIVINIAELRLYYYPKVDDGETPRVETYPIGIGREGFDTPLGVTETTMNIKNPAWYPPESVQREARARGEEAPSVVPPGPDNPLGDHAIILGFDGYLIHGTNQPDGIGMRASRGCIRMFPGDIESIFDRVPAGTRVQIVNQPIKIGWDEGQPLVQAFPPLEAEGHSMSELVDTVTRLNQRKAEGISFDYEQLRGLLDDPSGRMVSLNPKPEPEPEPDRKHDTGYQGIYAELALHRP is encoded by the coding sequence TTGTGGGAGCTCCGAACACGCACACTGGTGGGGGTGCTGGTCGTTTGGCTGGCACTCATCGGCGTTGCTCAGGCCGAAGAGGAGGGCGAATGGCCCCGCGGCCACTATCCGCTGCCTGAGGAAGGCAATGTGATTGGCGACACCTACCGCGTAACGGTGGAGGATCGAGAAGATACCCTGATCGACATCGCCAGGCGACACAACCTGGGGTACAGGGAGATCGTGCGCGCCAATCCGGATGTGAGCATCTGGATTCCCGGCGAGGGTACCGAGGTGACCATACCCGGGCGCTTCATCCTGCCCGATGTGGAGCGCACCGGGATCGTCATCAACATCGCCGAGCTGCGCCTCTACTACTATCCGAAGGTTGACGATGGTGAAACGCCACGTGTCGAGACCTATCCCATCGGCATCGGTCGCGAGGGGTTCGATACGCCCCTCGGCGTGACCGAAACCACCATGAATATCAAGAACCCTGCCTGGTACCCACCCGAGTCGGTCCAGCGTGAAGCCAGGGCGCGTGGAGAGGAGGCGCCCAGCGTGGTGCCTCCGGGCCCGGACAATCCGCTGGGAGACCATGCCATTATTCTGGGTTTCGACGGCTACTTGATTCATGGCACCAACCAGCCGGATGGTATCGGCATGCGTGCCAGCCGTGGCTGTATTCGCATGTTCCCTGGGGACATCGAGTCGATTTTCGATCGCGTGCCCGCCGGCACCCGGGTCCAAATCGTCAACCAGCCCATCAAGATCGGCTGGGATGAAGGGCAGCCGCTGGTTCAGGCATTCCCGCCTCTGGAGGCAGAAGGGCATAGCATGTCCGAGTTGGTAGACACCGTCACACGCCTCAACCAACGCAAGGCCGAGGGCATATCCTTCGATTATGAACAGCTTCGCGGCCTGTTGGATGACCCCAGCGGTCGCATGGTATCCCTGAACCCCAAGCCGGAGCCGGAGCCGGAGCCGGATAGAAAGCACGACACTGGCTACCAGGGTATCTACGCAGAACTCGCGCTGCATAGGCCATGA
- the istB gene encoding IS21-like element helper ATPase IstB, whose amino-acid sequence MTTPETERLDAMLTRLKLTAIRERLDTLLDEAARRELTLRETLAYLCEQEVAHKEQRRIQMGLSIARFPFLRTLEGFDFSAQPAVDPGQIRELACGRWIANGDALLLLGPPGVGKSHLAVALGREAVKAGYSVLFTTATALITQLVQAHANGALEERLRHFAKPKLLIIDELGYLPLEPGAANLFFQLVTRRYERGSLLVTSNRAVSEWGEVFGDAVVATAILDRLLHHSHVITIRGDSYRLRAKRKAGLIKPDTNHHHEQVVR is encoded by the coding sequence ATGACGACGCCGGAGACTGAGCGCCTGGACGCCATGCTGACGCGTCTCAAGCTGACCGCCATCCGCGAGCGGCTCGACACGCTGCTCGACGAAGCCGCACGCCGGGAGCTGACCCTGCGCGAGACGCTGGCCTACCTGTGCGAGCAGGAGGTGGCCCATAAGGAGCAGCGGCGCATCCAGATGGGGCTGAGCATCGCCCGCTTCCCGTTCCTGCGCACTCTGGAAGGGTTCGACTTCAGCGCCCAGCCTGCCGTCGACCCCGGTCAGATCCGTGAGCTGGCCTGCGGGCGCTGGATCGCCAACGGCGACGCCCTGCTGCTGCTCGGCCCGCCGGGCGTGGGCAAAAGCCATCTCGCCGTGGCACTGGGTCGGGAGGCGGTCAAGGCTGGCTACTCGGTGCTGTTCACCACCGCCACGGCACTGATCACCCAGCTGGTCCAGGCCCATGCCAACGGCGCCCTGGAGGAACGGCTGAGGCACTTCGCCAAGCCCAAGCTCTTGATCATCGACGAACTGGGCTACCTGCCGCTGGAGCCGGGGGCGGCCAACCTGTTCTTCCAGTTGGTCACCCGGCGTTACGAACGTGGCAGCCTGCTGGTCACCAGCAACCGGGCGGTCAGCGAGTGGGGTGAGGTGTTCGGTGACGCCGTGGTGGCCACGGCCATTCTCGACCGACTGCTGCACCACAGTCACGTCATCACCATCCGCGGTGACAGTTACCGACTGCGTGCCAAGCGCAAGGCCGGGCTGATCAAGCCCGATACCAACCACCATCACGAGCAGGTCGTCAGGTAA
- a CDS encoding cytochrome c oxidase assembly protein → MLYLRGLRQRRRRGEATGAGRVLAYLLGVATIYGVTQTHYDYLAQYMFFTHRAQHLILHHAGPFLIALAAPLPVLADGLPTRIRHFSGWSPVARLLRPAYRTLQHPLIAPVLFVGLIYFWLVPEVHFDAMLSTDLYQVMNWSMALDGLLFWWLILDRRTPQQGGLGYGKRIAILLVVIPPQIVLGAYIVFSRSVIFDVYEVCGRAWPLDPLTDQLLGGLLTWVPATMMSAIGVLIILSFLFRDARKEDAADAADVSHATP, encoded by the coding sequence ATGCTCTACCTGCGTGGCCTCCGGCAGCGCCGACGGCGAGGCGAGGCCACCGGCGCAGGTCGAGTCCTTGCCTACCTGCTGGGTGTCGCCACCATCTATGGCGTCACTCAGACCCATTACGACTACCTCGCCCAGTACATGTTCTTTACCCATCGGGCACAGCACCTGATACTGCATCATGCCGGTCCCTTCCTGATTGCCCTGGCCGCCCCCCTGCCGGTACTGGCAGACGGCTTGCCGACCCGAATCAGGCACTTTTCAGGGTGGAGTCCGGTCGCGCGCCTGCTGCGTCCCGCATACCGGACGCTGCAGCATCCCCTGATCGCTCCCGTACTGTTCGTCGGGCTGATCTACTTCTGGTTGGTTCCCGAGGTCCACTTCGATGCGATGCTGAGTACCGACCTGTATCAAGTGATGAACTGGAGCATGGCGCTGGATGGGTTGCTGTTCTGGTGGTTGATCTTGGATCGCCGCACGCCGCAGCAGGGCGGTCTCGGCTACGGCAAGCGCATCGCCATCCTGCTGGTGGTGATTCCGCCGCAGATCGTTCTGGGGGCCTATATCGTCTTCAGCCGGAGTGTCATCTTCGATGTCTATGAGGTGTGCGGACGTGCCTGGCCGCTTGACCCTCTGACTGACCAGCTCCTAGGTGGCCTGTTGACTTGGGTACCGGCCACGATGATGAGTGCCATCGGGGTTCTGATCATTCTCAGCTTTCTGTTCCGTGATGCCCGCAAGGAGGATGCCGCTGATGCCGCTGATGTCTCTCACGCCACACCCTAG
- the tnpB gene encoding IS66 family insertion sequence element accessory protein TnpB: MRASPDTPLARVVKVFGSTRPHCAYLFANRRGNRMKVLVHDGLGVWLCARRQHHEPDPVCQGEWP; the protein is encoded by the coding sequence ATGCGCGCCAGTCCCGACACGCCGCTGGCACGGGTAGTGAAGGTGTTCGGCTCCACCCGGCCGCACTGCGCCTATCTGTTCGCCAACCGGCGCGGTAACCGCATGAAGGTGTTAGTCCACGATGGCCTGGGGGTCTGGCTCTGCGCGCGCCGCCAACATCATGAGCCTGATCCAGTCTGCCAAGGTGAATGGCCATGA
- a CDS encoding site-specific DNA-methyltransferase yields MSKKHTGRLELTWTDKDKTLLSTGDGQYDYTFVQPSDYRVSEVRLLHEVNQFEAPPDDRPKGLPVPTTDNLLITGDAMHVLDALAKVPEYAEKYLGKIRLVYIDPPFNTEQTFLHYEDNIEHSIWLTMLRDRLRQIKPLLSNDGVIWVHLDDTEVHRCRAVMDEELGAECFLGTAIWQKADGPRNDLPNFSVDHDTLLVYGKSTNAKLIRGQRDESLNTIYNSPDGDLAPWYDGDPTAPSAHRNQTWVYAIQSPVTGELLYPAKGRCWGSKQESILEALS; encoded by the coding sequence ATGAGCAAGAAGCATACGGGGCGGCTCGAACTCACCTGGACGGACAAGGACAAGACGCTCCTTTCGACCGGTGACGGGCAGTATGACTACACGTTCGTCCAGCCATCCGACTATAGAGTCTCCGAGGTCAGGCTGCTCCATGAAGTCAATCAGTTCGAGGCCCCCCCCGATGACCGCCCGAAAGGGCTACCGGTGCCCACGACTGATAACCTGCTCATCACTGGCGACGCCATGCACGTCCTCGATGCGCTTGCCAAAGTACCCGAATACGCAGAGAAGTACCTCGGCAAGATCCGACTCGTCTACATTGACCCTCCTTTCAACACCGAGCAAACATTCCTTCACTATGAGGACAACATCGAGCATTCGATCTGGCTTACGATGCTCAGAGACCGGCTTCGACAGATCAAGCCACTTCTCAGTAATGATGGCGTCATTTGGGTCCACCTAGACGATACCGAAGTGCATAGATGTCGTGCGGTAATGGACGAAGAACTGGGAGCCGAGTGCTTCCTCGGGACCGCTATCTGGCAGAAGGCCGATGGACCACGCAACGACCTTCCAAACTTCTCAGTCGATCACGACACTTTGCTTGTCTATGGGAAGTCAACCAACGCCAAGTTAATACGGGGCCAGCGCGATGAATCACTCAATACCATCTACAACTCACCAGACGGTGACCTGGCCCCTTGGTACGATGGGGATCCTACCGCACCCAGCGCACATCGTAATCAAACATGGGTCTATGCCATCCAATCACCAGTGACAGGCGAGCTGTTATACCCAGCCAAGGGGCGTTGTTGGGGATCAAAACAAGAGTCCATTCTTGAAGCGCTATCCTAG
- a CDS encoding site-specific DNA-methyltransferase produces MNVEEVRKGIPALMLSSSLEEAQAGVEARKAAGPWPEYIIRPKGTLGRKRLQPNTGSNTRTLWLNSEVGHNREAKAEIKSLFPGVTPFSTPKPERLLRKVIEASTRPGDIVLDCYGGSGTTAAVAHKMGRRWITSELLPETVSKFTKPRLIKVIKGDDFGGITTTTERVAVGNLPSDMTALEAQDFNRMLNKAISSDDPIEIPLASELAKMVRATQKQGESPLDADQAKTLLKLLKVFAPDGAPFDVQKPVKTQLARRTRTRDETTTQWFGGGGFTHLEVGPSMFEEVEGFILLADWATHGALAKAMCAQLEVRYRPDGIFAAFRGKTRYVVIDGHVGETTILSILEQLQEGHIVEVWATQYDVVAADRLRKERPGSRLEAIPDSVLDRYRRKASKGSPFKKEMIDE; encoded by the coding sequence GTGAATGTGGAAGAAGTACGCAAAGGTATTCCTGCCCTGATGCTGTCATCTAGCCTCGAAGAGGCACAGGCCGGCGTCGAGGCACGAAAAGCTGCAGGGCCATGGCCGGAGTACATCATTCGTCCTAAGGGCACCCTCGGTCGAAAGAGACTACAGCCAAACACCGGATCGAATACCCGAACACTGTGGCTCAATAGTGAAGTGGGCCATAACCGCGAAGCAAAAGCGGAAATCAAGTCGCTTTTTCCAGGGGTTACCCCCTTCTCAACACCAAAGCCGGAGAGGCTTCTTCGTAAAGTTATCGAGGCTTCAACACGACCCGGGGACATAGTTCTGGACTGTTACGGCGGCTCTGGCACAACAGCTGCAGTCGCACACAAGATGGGACGTCGGTGGATAACATCAGAGTTGCTGCCAGAAACCGTCTCGAAATTTACGAAACCGCGCCTGATAAAAGTCATCAAAGGAGATGACTTTGGTGGAATCACCACCACAACAGAGAGAGTTGCCGTTGGTAACCTGCCTTCCGACATGACCGCACTGGAGGCCCAGGACTTTAACCGGATGTTGAATAAGGCTATTTCCTCGGACGATCCCATCGAGATTCCATTGGCGAGCGAGCTCGCTAAAATGGTTCGTGCTACTCAAAAGCAAGGTGAATCGCCTCTGGACGCAGACCAGGCAAAGACTTTACTCAAGCTGCTCAAGGTGTTTGCACCCGATGGAGCTCCGTTCGATGTGCAAAAGCCTGTGAAGACGCAACTGGCACGAAGAACACGGACAAGAGACGAAACCACGACTCAATGGTTCGGTGGTGGCGGCTTCACCCACCTAGAAGTCGGGCCATCCATGTTTGAAGAGGTGGAAGGGTTTATCCTTCTCGCCGACTGGGCGACTCATGGTGCACTGGCCAAGGCGATGTGCGCCCAATTGGAAGTGCGCTATCGTCCAGACGGTATCTTTGCTGCCTTTAGAGGGAAGACCCGCTATGTCGTGATCGATGGCCATGTGGGAGAAACGACTATCCTCTCGATCCTCGAGCAATTGCAAGAGGGACATATCGTTGAAGTCTGGGCCACTCAGTACGACGTGGTGGCCGCTGATCGTCTGCGCAAAGAACGTCCCGGCTCACGACTTGAAGCGATCCCCGACTCTGTATTGGATCGTTATCGCCGAAAGGCCTCCAAGGGAAGCCCATTCAAGAAGGAGATGATCGATGAGTAA
- a CDS encoding copper chaperone PCu(A)C, with product MPLMSLTPHPSLPRLAKRWCSTFLLLIATTGTMAAAELEVSEARLRLLPGDLPAAGYFTLTNTSEKGVTLTGADSPAFGNVMMHRSVNQDGVTRMEPVAQLELAAGEQVEFAPGGYHLMLMKRARPLVVGDDVEVNLHFAGNQRQRVTFRAVAPTAQ from the coding sequence ATGCCGCTGATGTCTCTCACGCCACACCCTAGTCTGCCGCGCCTGGCGAAACGCTGGTGCTCGACCTTCCTGCTGCTGATCGCGACGACCGGCACGATGGCGGCTGCCGAACTGGAGGTCAGCGAGGCGCGTCTGCGGCTCCTGCCCGGGGACCTGCCCGCGGCAGGCTACTTCACCCTCACCAATACCAGCGAGAAGGGCGTCACCCTGACAGGAGCAGATAGCCCCGCTTTCGGTAATGTCATGATGCACCGCAGTGTCAATCAGGATGGCGTCACCCGCATGGAGCCCGTTGCCCAGCTGGAGCTGGCGGCGGGGGAACAGGTCGAATTTGCTCCGGGTGGCTATCATCTCATGCTCATGAAGCGGGCTCGCCCCCTCGTCGTAGGTGACGACGTCGAGGTGAATCTTCATTTCGCCGGCAATCAGCGACAGCGTGTCACGTTCCGCGCCGTGGCGCCGACAGCACAGTAG
- a CDS encoding ISL3 family transposase, producing the protein MTILPDNILHLPEYRILGTKMEEHDLHFQVEAPVPVACKECGVEGEFVRFGKRDVAYRDLPIHGKRVTLWVVRRRYTCRACGKTFRPPLPEMVDTHRMTRRLYSHVEKEAFNHPYAYVADTTGLDEKTIREIFKKKAEFLATWHRFETPRCLGIDELYLNRRYRCILTNLEERTLLDLLPGRQQDSVTRRLMNMTDRNKVEIVSMDMWKPYRRAVQAVLPQARIVVDKFHVVRMANEALEKVRKGLRKELTANQRRTLKGDRKILLKRAHDVSDRERLIMETWTGAFPQLLAAYEHKERFYHIWDCATRRDAEKALAAWIDDIPQGQKEVWKDLVSAVSEWREEMLTYFETDIPVTNAFTESINRLAKDKNRDGRGYSFEVMRARMLYTTKHKKKAPQTKESPFLGKATMTYGRGLPEPEKNFGVDLSTFWED; encoded by the coding sequence ATGACCATTCTGCCTGACAACATCCTCCATTTACCGGAATACCGCATCCTGGGTACAAAGATGGAAGAGCATGATCTCCACTTTCAGGTCGAAGCTCCGGTCCCTGTGGCCTGCAAGGAGTGCGGCGTAGAGGGAGAGTTCGTCAGGTTTGGCAAGCGCGATGTGGCTTACCGAGATCTGCCCATCCACGGCAAGCGAGTCACCCTATGGGTGGTACGACGCCGCTACACTTGCCGAGCCTGCGGAAAGACATTCCGCCCACCACTCCCCGAGATGGTTGACACTCATCGCATGACGCGGAGGCTTTACAGCCATGTCGAGAAGGAAGCCTTCAACCATCCCTACGCTTATGTGGCCGATACCACGGGCCTGGACGAGAAGACTATTCGAGAGATCTTCAAGAAGAAGGCTGAGTTCCTGGCGACCTGGCACCGTTTCGAGACACCCCGTTGCCTGGGCATCGACGAGCTGTACCTGAACCGCCGCTACCGTTGCATCCTGACCAACCTTGAGGAGCGTACCCTGCTGGACCTGTTGCCCGGTCGTCAGCAGGACTCCGTGACCAGACGCCTCATGAACATGACCGACCGCAACAAGGTCGAGATCGTCAGCATGGACATGTGGAAGCCCTACCGCCGTGCCGTCCAGGCGGTGCTGCCACAGGCCCGCATCGTGGTCGATAAGTTCCATGTTGTGCGTATGGCCAACGAAGCCTTGGAGAAGGTCCGCAAGGGGCTCAGAAAGGAGCTGACGGCCAACCAGCGACGGACGCTCAAGGGTGATCGGAAGATCCTGCTGAAGCGGGCTCACGATGTCTCAGACCGCGAACGGCTCATCATGGAGACTTGGACGGGGGCCTTCCCTCAGCTCCTGGCAGCCTACGAGCATAAGGAGCGGTTCTACCACATCTGGGACTGTGCCACCCGGCGAGATGCTGAGAAGGCACTAGCTGCCTGGATTGACGACATCCCGCAGGGGCAGAAGGAAGTCTGGAAGGATCTTGTCAGCGCCGTCAGCGAATGGCGTGAGGAGATGCTGACCTACTTCGAGACTGACATCCCGGTCACCAACGCCTTCACGGAGTCGATCAACCGGCTGGCCAAGGACAAGAACCGCGATGGCCGGGGCTACTCATTCGAGGTGATGCGGGCCCGGATGCTCTATACCACCAAGCACAAGAAGAAGGCGCCGCAGACCAAGGAGTCCCCGTTCCTAGGCAAGGCTACCATGACCTACGGCAGGGGTCTCCCCGAGCCCGAGAAGAACTTCGGCGTCGATCTATCAACCTTCTGGGAAGATTAA